A portion of the Bacteroides faecium genome contains these proteins:
- a CDS encoding glycoside hydrolase family 18 protein, whose translation MRNKFLFLCLFLFGTLTACKDTKWVDVPTDTPPEGAVTGKPGEDEPDDPDDPTEMGLINCSYIRGDFYDSGRISGKSMATCNDLIFLACRPYADGSLAFELPDAKLTGNATYAAEKSGKNGVLYFNGSATMNAGDGLLHSPDGPSKQFTFGTYIYIDEWVADAYLFKKATSSKTIAALQLGDGAGKVKLTVGGLSTEITNDNLATGGWHYIALSYKTSEIKLDVDNKSAKLTPQNGNTFPEVPNDRVDFIVGDKFKGYLEETTVWSISAGTLGKDPITYPSVWNKTKVLAYWKYDEAGNLGKDSHSWITRLEDMRKVMGTPTGTSRFRLGCAGGQWKDMVKNEGAYTNFANKICEVLATHNLDGVDLDFEWPENSNEGTAYSKAIVEMSKIFKKNARKVFFTVSIHPFCMNNLTIDAYKATDFVSLQCYGPDTEYYNIDRFKQKANEATSIIPKNKLVLGVPFQGTTGIPGEQKGYFDFANSISGPDQTQITYTDGKTYTFDGVNAIYNKTKYACENGYAGVMSWDLAVDVDVTDDKSLLKTVQKAIEDYIFSSGTSETE comes from the coding sequence ATGAGAAACAAATTCCTATTCCTTTGTCTCTTCCTTTTTGGAACGTTGACAGCTTGTAAAGACACAAAATGGGTGGATGTTCCGACTGATACTCCCCCCGAAGGTGCAGTTACGGGAAAACCTGGTGAAGATGAACCGGATGATCCGGATGACCCAACTGAGATGGGCCTGATTAATTGCTCTTATATTCGTGGCGATTTTTATGATTCCGGTCGAATTTCCGGCAAAAGTATGGCTACCTGTAATGATTTGATTTTCTTGGCATGTCGTCCTTATGCTGATGGCAGTCTGGCTTTTGAACTACCTGATGCTAAATTGACGGGAAATGCTACCTATGCAGCGGAAAAAAGTGGTAAAAATGGTGTGTTATACTTTAATGGTAGTGCAACAATGAATGCAGGTGATGGTTTACTTCATTCACCGGATGGTCCTAGTAAGCAATTTACTTTTGGTACGTATATATATATAGATGAATGGGTAGCTGATGCTTATTTATTTAAAAAAGCTACAAGTTCAAAAACGATTGCAGCTTTACAACTAGGTGATGGGGCAGGAAAGGTGAAACTAACTGTTGGTGGTTTAAGTACCGAAATTACTAATGACAATTTAGCTACAGGAGGATGGCATTACATTGCTTTATCTTATAAAACATCTGAAATAAAACTTGATGTGGATAACAAGTCTGCAAAATTAACACCGCAAAACGGCAATACATTCCCCGAAGTACCCAACGACCGTGTTGATTTTATTGTTGGAGATAAATTTAAGGGCTATTTAGAAGAAACAACTGTTTGGAGTATATCTGCCGGCACATTAGGCAAAGACCCTATTACTTACCCTTCGGTTTGGAATAAAACAAAAGTACTTGCTTATTGGAAATATGATGAAGCGGGAAATCTTGGTAAAGATTCTCATTCATGGATAACTCGTTTGGAAGATATGCGTAAAGTTATGGGGACTCCGACTGGTACATCAAGATTCCGTTTAGGATGTGCCGGTGGTCAATGGAAAGATATGGTTAAAAATGAGGGAGCTTATACTAATTTCGCTAATAAGATTTGTGAGGTATTGGCTACTCATAATTTAGATGGAGTAGATCTTGACTTTGAATGGCCGGAAAATTCTAATGAAGGTACTGCATACAGTAAGGCAATTGTCGAAATGAGTAAAATATTCAAGAAGAATGCAAGAAAAGTATTCTTTACAGTTTCTATACACCCGTTTTGTATGAACAATTTGACTATTGATGCCTATAAAGCTACGGATTTTGTCTCTTTACAATGTTATGGTCCTGATACAGAGTATTATAATATTGATAGATTTAAACAAAAGGCAAATGAGGCAACTTCGATAATTCCTAAAAATAAATTAGTTTTGGGAGTACCTTTCCAAGGAACTACAGGAATTCCGGGAGAACAGAAGGGATATTTTGATTTTGCAAATAGTATTTCAGGTCCTGATCAAACACAGATTACCTATACTGATGGCAAAACATATACATTCGACGGTGTAAACGCCATTTATAACAAGACAAAATATGCTTGTGAAAACGGTTATGCCGGTGTCATGAGTTGGGATTTAGCAGTTGATGTAGATGTCACTGATGACAAATCTTTATTGAAAACCGTTCAAAAAGCAATCGAAGATTATATTTTTTCGTCCGGAACCAGTGAAACTGAATAA
- a CDS encoding hybrid sensor histidine kinase/response regulator transcription factor, with amino-acid sequence MKKRIFILLCVAFITQFAGILPLQAGHYYYKQISLKDGLPSTVRCILTDEQGFIWIGTRSGLGRYDGHELKKYVHQADNPHSIPHNLIYQMIEDEQNNIWILTDKGVARYQRQSDDFFIPTNETGNNIIVYSVCLTKDGVLFGSKNKIFFYNYQDSSFRLLQSFDLEPNYNVTLLSLWDEHTLLCCSRWQGLLLLDLKTGKCIRPPFDCGKEIMNVLIDSQKKIWVAPYNGGLNCFTRDGKLLATYTTRNSSLSNNVVLSLAEREGQIWIGTDGGGINILDPETGRFSLLEHIPGRDNYSLPANSILCLYNDRNNNMWAGSIRNGLISIREVSMKTYKDVLPGNDRGLSNATVLSLFQESQNRIWIGTDGGGINSFNPVTEKFTHYPSTWEDKVASICAFTPGKLLISLFSQGVFIFNPATGEKQPFTIVDAETNARLCNRGKAVNLLQNTPHSILFLGEHIYKYNLKEQTFSIATEQEGQDIIGALLPIGNYQDYTYLSDTKHIYELDNRTNRLKALYSCQKDTIINSVSRDEEGNFWIGNNYGLIHYNPVTKTETPIQTSLFGEITLIVCDQQGKVWIGADSMLFAWLIKEKKFVLFGESDGVILNEYLSKPQLLSIQGDVYMGGVKGLLHINSKLPLTTSELPQLQLSDVIINGESVNDELSGNPKGISAPWNSNITIRIMSKEEDIFRQKVYKYQIEGLNDQQIESYNPELAIRSLPPGSYKIMASCTAKDGSWIPSQEVLELTILPPWYRTWWFILSCAVFIAIVIIETFRRALNRKEEKLRWAMKEHEQQVYEEKVRFLINISHELRTPLTLIHAPLSRILKSLSSDDNQYLPLKAIYRQSQRMKNLINMVLDVRKMEVGESKMQIQPHPFNQWIEHVSQDFISEGEAKNVQIRYELDPRIETVSFDKDKCETILSNLLINALKHSPENTEITITSELLPEEGRVRVSIADQGNGLQQVDTRKLFTRFYQGTGEQSGTGIGLSYSKILVELHGGSIGARNNQEAGATFFFELPLKQGTEEIICQPKAYLNELISDDKNENIPDENNFDTTSYTILVVDDNPDLTDFLKKSLGEYFKRIIIAADGVEALQLIKSHAPDIIVSDVMMPRMNGYELCKNMKEDITISHIPIILLTARDDKQSQLSGYKNGADGYLTKPFEIEMLMEIVRNRLKNRESTKKRYLNAGLIPAAEESTFSQADETFLLKLNQIIQENLDSSGLDVSFICKEIGMSRASLYNKLKALTDMGANDYINKFRMEKAITLITGTEMSFTEIAEKVGFTTSRYFSTAFKQYTGETPTQYKEKRKQERKKD; translated from the coding sequence ATGAAAAAAAGAATCTTTATACTACTATGCGTAGCATTTATCACACAGTTTGCCGGCATTCTCCCCCTTCAAGCCGGACATTATTACTATAAACAAATCTCTCTGAAAGACGGATTGCCGTCTACCGTGCGGTGTATCCTGACGGATGAACAAGGCTTCATATGGATAGGAACACGCTCCGGACTGGGACGATATGACGGACATGAACTTAAAAAATACGTTCATCAAGCTGACAATCCTCACTCCATTCCTCATAATTTAATCTATCAGATGATAGAAGACGAACAAAATAACATCTGGATTCTGACGGACAAAGGAGTGGCACGCTATCAACGGCAGAGTGATGATTTCTTTATACCGACAAATGAAACCGGAAATAACATCATCGTTTATTCTGTTTGCCTGACAAAAGACGGAGTCTTGTTCGGTTCGAAAAACAAGATATTCTTCTATAATTACCAGGATTCCTCTTTCCGTCTCCTGCAATCTTTCGACCTGGAACCGAATTACAACGTAACCCTGCTGAGTCTTTGGGATGAACACACCCTGCTCTGTTGTAGCCGGTGGCAAGGCTTGCTCCTGCTCGACTTAAAGACCGGAAAATGCATCCGCCCGCCTTTCGATTGCGGAAAAGAAATTATGAACGTCCTTATCGACTCACAAAAAAAGATATGGGTGGCTCCTTACAACGGGGGATTGAATTGTTTCACCCGTGACGGCAAGTTACTGGCTACCTATACTACCCGTAATTCATCGCTAAGCAACAATGTTGTATTAAGTCTCGCCGAACGGGAAGGGCAAATATGGATTGGAACAGACGGGGGCGGCATCAATATCCTCGACCCGGAAACGGGACGTTTTTCTCTTTTGGAACATATCCCCGGAAGGGATAATTATTCGCTTCCCGCCAATTCTATCTTATGCCTTTACAACGACCGGAACAATAATATGTGGGCAGGCAGTATCCGCAACGGGTTAATCAGCATCCGGGAAGTTTCCATGAAAACCTATAAAGATGTGTTGCCCGGCAATGACCGCGGACTAAGCAACGCTACTGTCCTGAGCCTTTTCCAGGAATCTCAAAACCGAATATGGATAGGTACGGACGGGGGCGGCATAAACAGTTTCAATCCGGTTACGGAGAAATTCACCCATTACCCTTCGACCTGGGAAGACAAGGTGGCGTCTATCTGCGCGTTTACTCCCGGCAAATTATTGATTTCCCTTTTCTCGCAGGGAGTATTTATTTTCAATCCGGCAACCGGAGAAAAACAGCCTTTCACCATTGTCGATGCTGAAACAAACGCTCGTCTCTGCAACCGGGGAAAAGCCGTGAATTTATTACAAAACACACCGCATAGTATCCTATTTCTAGGGGAGCATATCTATAAGTACAACCTGAAAGAGCAAACTTTCAGCATCGCTACAGAACAGGAAGGACAGGATATCATCGGTGCTCTCCTGCCAATCGGCAATTACCAAGATTATACCTATCTAAGTGATACAAAACATATCTATGAACTGGATAACCGTACAAACCGGCTGAAAGCATTGTATTCTTGTCAGAAAGATACAATCATCAACTCCGTCTCACGGGACGAAGAAGGAAATTTCTGGATTGGAAACAACTACGGACTGATACATTATAATCCAGTAACAAAGACAGAGACTCCGATACAGACTTCCCTATTTGGCGAAATCACCCTGATAGTATGTGACCAGCAGGGAAAAGTATGGATAGGGGCCGACAGTATGTTATTCGCTTGGTTGATTAAAGAAAAGAAGTTTGTTCTTTTCGGAGAGTCAGACGGTGTTATTCTAAACGAATATCTTTCCAAACCTCAATTATTAAGCATACAGGGAGATGTGTATATGGGCGGTGTTAAAGGTCTGCTGCATATCAACAGCAAACTTCCTTTGACGACATCCGAGCTCCCTCAACTTCAGTTGTCGGATGTTATTATCAACGGCGAATCCGTTAATGATGAGCTAAGCGGCAACCCGAAAGGCATCTCCGCGCCCTGGAACAGTAATATTACTATCCGGATTATGTCGAAAGAGGAAGATATTTTCCGCCAAAAGGTATATAAATATCAGATAGAGGGACTGAACGACCAGCAAATCGAATCCTATAATCCAGAACTGGCTATACGCTCATTGCCACCGGGAAGTTACAAAATCATGGCTTCCTGCACCGCGAAGGACGGTAGCTGGATTCCCAGCCAGGAAGTCCTTGAACTGACGATTCTTCCACCCTGGTATCGCACGTGGTGGTTCATCCTTAGTTGTGCAGTTTTCATCGCTATTGTCATTATAGAGACTTTCCGAAGAGCATTGAACCGTAAAGAAGAAAAGTTGAGATGGGCAATGAAGGAACACGAACAACAAGTGTATGAAGAGAAAGTACGTTTTCTCATTAATATCAGCCACGAACTTCGTACTCCATTGACACTGATACACGCTCCACTCAGCAGGATATTGAAATCGCTCTCTTCCGATGACAATCAGTATCTTCCGTTGAAGGCTATTTACAGACAATCACAACGCATGAAGAACTTGATAAACATGGTGCTTGATGTACGCAAAATGGAAGTTGGAGAAAGTAAAATGCAGATACAGCCTCATCCATTCAACCAATGGATTGAGCACGTTTCACAGGACTTTATCAGCGAGGGTGAAGCCAAGAATGTACAAATCCGCTATGAACTCGACCCACGGATTGAAACTGTCAGCTTCGACAAGGACAAGTGTGAGACTATTTTAAGCAATCTGCTTATTAACGCCCTGAAACATAGCCCCGAAAATACGGAAATTACAATTACTTCTGAATTACTTCCCGAAGAAGGCAGAGTACGTGTCTCCATTGCCGACCAGGGCAACGGATTGCAGCAGGTAGATACCCGGAAGCTCTTTACCCGCTTCTACCAAGGAACGGGCGAACAAAGCGGAACGGGAATCGGGCTATCTTATTCTAAAATTCTGGTTGAGCTGCACGGCGGTTCCATCGGTGCCCGTAATAACCAGGAAGCAGGTGCTACTTTCTTCTTCGAACTGCCACTGAAACAGGGAACCGAAGAAATTATCTGCCAGCCCAAAGCATATCTGAACGAACTGATTAGTGATGACAAGAATGAAAATATACCGGATGAAAATAATTTCGATACAACTTCCTACACGATTCTGGTAGTGGATGATAATCCCGACCTGACGGATTTCCTGAAAAAATCATTAGGGGAATACTTTAAGCGAATCATAATAGCCGCGGACGGCGTGGAAGCACTGCAACTTATCAAGAGCCATGCCCCGGATATTATTGTCAGCGACGTGATGATGCCAAGAATGAACGGATACGAACTTTGTAAGAATATGAAGGAAGATATTACTATCAGTCATATTCCCATCATTCTTCTGACGGCAAGAGATGATAAGCAAAGCCAGTTGAGCGGATACAAGAATGGAGCGGACGGCTATCTGACAAAGCCTTTCGAAATAGAGATGTTGATGGAAATCGTCCGCAACCGTCTGAAAAACCGGGAATCTACCAAGAAAAGATATCTGAATGCCGGATTAATCCCCGCAGCGGAAGAAAGTACGTTCAGCCAGGCAGACGAAACTTTCCTGTTGAAACTGAATCAAATCATTCAGGAGAATTTGGACAGCAGTGGCTTAGATGTCTCTTTTATCTGTAAGGAGATAGGTATGAGCCGGGCTTCGCTTTATAATAAGCTGAAAGCGCTGACTGATATGGGAGCCAATGATTATATCAATAAATTCCGGATGGAAAAAGCGATAACGTTAATCACCGGTACGGAAATGTCGTTTACGGAAATCGCCGAGAAGGTGGGATTTACAACTTCACGCTATTTCAGTACGGCTTTCAAACAATATACGGGAGAAACGCCGACACAGTATAAGGAAAAGCGGAAACAGGAAAGGAAAAAAGACTAA
- a CDS encoding RapZ C-terminal domain-containing protein: MITEELQKLYQAYTGVPAENITELPSSGSNRRYFRLTGVQTLIGVYGTSVDENEAFLYMAGHFRKNGLPIPEVHIVSEDKTYYLQEDLGDTLLFHAIEKGRATSVFSEEEKELLRKTIRLLPAIQFAGADGFDFSRCYPQPEFNQRSILWDLNYFKYCFLKATGMEFQEDKLEDDFQKMSDVLLRSSSATFMYRDFQSRNVMIKDGQPWFIDFQGGRKGPFYYDVASFLWQAKAKYPDSLRKELLQEYIEALRKYQPIDESYFYSQLRHFVLFRTLQVLGAYGFRGYFEKKPHFIQSVPYAIENLRELLKEEYPEYPYLCKVLRELTGLKQFTDDLKKRQLTVKVMSFAYKKGIPEDPTGNGGGYVFDCRGVNNPGKYERYKPFTGLDEPVITFLEEDGEILHFLDNVYALVDASVKRYMERGFSNLSVCFGCTGGQHRSVYSAQHLAERLNQKFGVKVELVHREQNIERTFEATV, encoded by the coding sequence ATGATTACCGAAGAACTACAGAAACTTTATCAGGCATATACGGGTGTTCCCGCTGAAAATATAACAGAATTACCCTCTTCCGGATCCAACCGCCGGTATTTCCGGCTGACGGGTGTGCAGACATTAATCGGAGTGTATGGAACTTCTGTCGATGAGAATGAAGCCTTTCTTTATATGGCAGGGCATTTCCGCAAAAACGGTCTGCCTATTCCCGAAGTTCATATCGTGTCGGAAGATAAAACCTATTATCTACAGGAAGATTTAGGTGACACGCTGCTGTTTCATGCTATTGAGAAAGGGCGTGCCACCAGTGTATTTTCTGAAGAAGAGAAAGAGTTGCTTCGCAAAACGATTCGTCTGCTTCCCGCTATTCAGTTTGCCGGAGCCGACGGGTTCGATTTTTCCCGTTGTTATCCTCAGCCGGAGTTCAACCAGCGTTCCATCCTTTGGGATTTGAATTATTTCAAATATTGTTTCCTTAAAGCTACCGGAATGGAGTTTCAGGAAGACAAACTGGAAGATGATTTCCAGAAAATGAGTGATGTCCTGCTGCGCAGTTCTTCCGCCACTTTCATGTATCGTGATTTTCAGAGCCGCAATGTGATGATAAAAGACGGGCAACCTTGGTTTATTGACTTCCAGGGCGGGCGCAAGGGGCCGTTCTATTATGATGTTGCTTCTTTCTTGTGGCAGGCCAAAGCGAAATATCCCGATAGTCTTCGCAAAGAACTTTTGCAGGAATACATAGAAGCCCTGCGCAAATACCAGCCGATTGACGAGTCTTATTTTTATAGCCAGCTTCGCCACTTTGTGCTTTTCCGTACCTTGCAGGTATTGGGAGCATACGGTTTCCGTGGTTATTTTGAGAAGAAGCCCCATTTTATTCAAAGTGTTCCTTATGCCATTGAGAATCTGCGTGAGCTGTTGAAGGAAGAATATCCTGAATATCCGTATCTCTGCAAAGTATTGCGTGAGCTTACCGGACTGAAACAGTTTACGGACGATTTGAAAAAGCGTCAACTGACAGTGAAAGTAATGAGCTTCGCCTATAAAAAAGGAATTCCTGAAGACCCGACAGGCAATGGCGGTGGTTATGTATTCGATTGTCGTGGCGTGAATAATCCTGGCAAGTATGAACGCTACAAACCTTTCACCGGACTGGATGAGCCGGTAATTACTTTCCTTGAAGAAGATGGAGAAATCCTTCATTTCCTCGATAATGTCTATGCTTTGGTGGATGCTTCCGTGAAACGTTATATGGAACGCGGATTCAGTAACTTGTCCGTTTGCTTCGGTTGTACCGGCGGGCAGCACCGTTCCGTATATTCGGCACAACATTTGGCGGAACGCCTGAATCAGAAGTTCGGAGTAAAAGTAGAACTGGTGCACCGCGAACAGAATATAGAGCGCACGTTCGAAGCAACCGTATAA
- a CDS encoding hybrid sensor histidine kinase/response regulator — translation MRNESPLALISGATDGLLYNIFEHLSVGLELYDKSGFMVEVNHTELQSMGIKNREDLLGRSLFNIPSLSDEDKQQIMNGETIHLMAEYDFDRLRSCFPTYLSGTKHFEITVSSVFGENGKVTNYLVITQDVTERILWHRKYENLYEDALRSKKELIESEQKMMELLHHNELVLNNTNSGLAYITNDYIVQWENVSLCSRSLSYEAYKKGEACYKTAHNRTTPCENCVMQRARKSGQVETIQFLLNNEHTIEVFATPVYNDLGEIEGVVIRVDDVTERQLMIGELEKARKQAEQSDKLKSAFLANMSHEIRTPLNAIVGFSDLLMITDNPAEKEEYSKIINTNNELLLKLINDILDLSKIEAGSVELKYEEFDLAVYFDELATSMQWRIKNPQVRLISVNPYTVCMVKLDKKRFAQILTNYVTNAIKYTPEGTIEMGYEKVEDGIRIYVRDTGIGIPEDKKDKVFYRFEKLDEFAQGTGLGLSICKAIVEACEGSIGFESEYGKGSFFWAVLPCIDELDEDGMVISLQKNGRKVRKDAAVAANEEKEEQKTILVAEDIQSNFSLVSSLLKNRCKLLHAPNGQKAVEIVQSEPVDLVLMDMKMPIMDGRTATAEIRKFNTRIPIVALTAHAFEADRVAALEVGCDDYLVKPINGAKLMQALKEYGC, via the coding sequence ATGAGAAATGAATCTCCCTTAGCTTTAATTAGTGGGGCAACTGATGGTTTATTGTATAATATCTTTGAGCACTTATCCGTAGGGCTGGAATTATATGATAAAAGTGGCTTCATGGTCGAAGTTAACCATACTGAATTACAATCAATGGGAATAAAAAACAGGGAAGATCTTCTAGGACGAAGCCTGTTCAACATCCCAAGTCTTTCTGACGAAGACAAGCAGCAAATAATGAATGGAGAAACCATACATCTCATGGCGGAGTATGATTTCGACAGGCTACGTAGTTGCTTTCCTACCTATCTGTCCGGTACCAAACATTTTGAAATTACGGTTTCTTCCGTATTCGGCGAAAACGGTAAGGTAACGAACTATCTGGTAATCACTCAAGATGTTACCGAACGTATTTTATGGCATCGTAAGTATGAAAACCTTTATGAGGATGCATTGCGTTCGAAAAAAGAACTAATCGAGAGTGAGCAGAAAATGATGGAACTGCTTCATCATAATGAATTGGTACTAAACAATACCAATTCCGGACTGGCGTACATTACTAACGATTATATTGTACAGTGGGAGAACGTGTCACTTTGCAGCAGAAGCCTTTCTTATGAGGCCTACAAAAAGGGCGAAGCTTGCTATAAGACTGCTCATAACCGGACTACTCCTTGTGAGAATTGCGTGATGCAGCGTGCCCGGAAATCCGGTCAGGTGGAGACTATCCAGTTTTTGCTCAATAATGAACACACCATCGAAGTGTTCGCTACTCCTGTATATAATGATTTGGGGGAGATAGAAGGCGTGGTTATCCGTGTGGATGATGTAACCGAACGTCAATTGATGATAGGTGAACTGGAAAAGGCAAGGAAACAGGCTGAACAATCGGATAAATTGAAATCCGCCTTTCTTGCGAATATGAGTCATGAGATTCGTACTCCGTTGAACGCGATTGTCGGTTTCTCAGATTTGTTGATGATAACTGACAATCCGGCTGAGAAAGAAGAATATAGTAAAATCATCAATACGAACAATGAGCTGCTATTGAAGTTGATAAATGACATACTGGACCTTTCTAAAATAGAAGCCGGATCGGTAGAGTTGAAGTATGAGGAGTTTGATTTGGCGGTTTATTTTGACGAACTGGCAACTTCCATGCAATGGCGTATTAAGAATCCTCAGGTCCGTCTGATTTCTGTTAATCCTTATACTGTCTGTATGGTAAAATTAGACAAGAAACGTTTTGCCCAAATCCTCACGAATTATGTGACAAACGCTATCAAATATACTCCGGAAGGAACTATCGAAATGGGGTATGAAAAGGTGGAAGACGGAATTCGTATCTATGTTCGTGACACAGGAATCGGAATTCCGGAAGATAAGAAAGATAAGGTTTTCTACCGGTTTGAGAAACTGGATGAGTTTGCCCAGGGTACAGGACTTGGACTGTCTATCTGTAAAGCTATCGTGGAAGCATGTGAAGGCAGTATCGGATTTGAGTCGGAATATGGAAAAGGCTCTTTCTTCTGGGCTGTTCTGCCTTGTATAGATGAACTGGACGAGGATGGTATGGTCATTTCCTTGCAGAAAAATGGAAGGAAGGTAAGAAAAGATGCTGCCGTGGCTGCCAACGAAGAAAAGGAAGAGCAGAAGACTATTCTGGTAGCAGAAGATATTCAAAGCAATTTTTCTTTAGTGTCTTCGCTGTTGAAAAATAGATGTAAACTATTGCATGCGCCAAATGGTCAGAAAGCTGTTGAAATAGTACAAAGCGAGCCGGTTGACCTTGTACTGATGGATATGAAAATGCCGATAATGGACGGACGTACTGCTACCGCTGAGATTCGGAAGTTCAATACCCGTATTCCGATTGTCGCGCTGACTGCCCATGCTTTTGAAGCTGACAGGGTAGCGGCTTTGGAAGTAGGTTGCGATGATTATTTGGTAAAACCTATTAACGGGGCAAAATTGATGCAGGCTTTGAAAGAGTATGGTTGTTGA
- a CDS encoding PD-(D/E)XK nuclease family transposase yields MSKYVNPFTDIGFKIIFGQPASKDLLITLLNELLAGEHHITELTFLDKEDHADNVSDKGIIYDLYCRTASGEYIIVEMQNRWHSNFLDRTLYYVCRAVSRQIESPSSKEVPVPEEPMTAREPLVAYGKQYRLPTIYGIFLMNFKEENLEAKFRTDTVLSDRDTGKIVNPHLRQIYLQFPYFTKDLSDCHTLYDKLIYALKNMSNWNRMPGALKEQVFEHLARLAAVADLSEENRIAYDKALDRYRVNQIVEEDERRRNEEMRRKAAEEGMQAGKKEGMKEGMKEGMKEGMKEGIKEGMKEGMKAGLEKGEQKKQIEIARKMKEGGISIDMIIQCTGLQSSDIENL; encoded by the coding sequence ATGTCCAAATACGTTAATCCTTTTACTGATATAGGATTTAAAATTATTTTTGGTCAGCCGGCCAGCAAAGATTTGCTCATCACTTTGTTGAACGAACTACTTGCAGGCGAACATCATATTACAGAACTTACTTTTCTCGATAAGGAAGATCATGCGGACAATGTGAGTGATAAAGGTATCATTTATGATCTTTATTGTCGTACAGCGAGTGGTGAGTATATTATTGTGGAGATGCAGAACCGTTGGCACAGTAATTTTCTGGATCGTACTCTTTATTATGTTTGTCGTGCTGTGAGCCGGCAGATAGAATCTCCTTCTTCAAAAGAAGTCCCTGTTCCTGAAGAGCCGATGACTGCAAGAGAACCACTTGTGGCTTATGGAAAACAATATAGACTACCTACTATATATGGAATCTTCCTGATGAATTTCAAAGAGGAAAACTTAGAGGCGAAATTCCGTACGGATACGGTTCTTTCCGACCGTGATACTGGGAAGATTGTCAATCCGCATCTCCGGCAAATTTATTTGCAATTTCCTTATTTCACTAAGGACTTGTCGGACTGCCATACATTATATGATAAATTAATTTATGCACTGAAGAATATGAGCAATTGGAACAGAATGCCGGGTGCTTTGAAAGAACAAGTGTTTGAACATCTGGCGAGATTGGCAGCAGTTGCCGATCTTTCGGAAGAAAACCGTATCGCTTATGATAAGGCGTTAGATCGGTATAGGGTCAATCAAATCGTAGAGGAGGATGAACGGCGTAGAAACGAAGAGATGCGAAGAAAAGCGGCTGAAGAAGGGATGCAAGCGGGTAAGAAAGAAGGAATGAAAGAAGGAATGAAAGAAGGAATGAAAGAAGGAATGAAAGAAGGAATAAAAGAAGGGATGAAAGAAGGGATGAAAGCTGGGTTGGAAAAGGGAGAGCAAAAGAAACAAATTGAAATTGCCCGGAAAATGAAAGAGGGTGGAATATCCATTGATATGATTATTCAATGTACAGGGCTTCAGTCTTCTGACATAGAAAACCTATAA
- a CDS encoding nucleotidyltransferase family protein has protein sequence MKAMIFAAGLGSRLKPLTDTMPKALVPIAGRPMLEHVILKLKASGFTEIVINIHHFGEQILDFLKENDNFGLTIHISDERDQLLDTGGGVKKARTFFENSNEPFLVHNVDILSDIDLKELYDYHLQNGGVATLLASQRKTSRYLLFDTEKKLCGWINKDTGQVKPEGFQYDESLYQEYAFSGIHVLSPAIFQWMDTPCWEGKFSIMDFYLATCRQTDFFGYLSDGLHLIDIGKPETLAKAEDFVKGLNL, from the coding sequence ATGAAAGCAATGATATTTGCAGCCGGTTTGGGTAGCCGACTGAAACCACTGACCGATACAATGCCCAAAGCCCTTGTTCCCATAGCCGGACGACCGATGTTGGAGCATGTAATATTGAAATTGAAAGCATCCGGTTTTACCGAAATAGTGATTAATATCCATCATTTCGGTGAGCAAATACTTGATTTCTTGAAAGAGAATGATAATTTTGGACTTACTATACATATCTCCGATGAACGTGACCAGTTGCTCGACACAGGGGGCGGAGTAAAGAAAGCCCGCACTTTTTTTGAGAATTCCAATGAACCTTTTCTTGTTCACAATGTAGATATTCTTTCGGATATTGACTTGAAAGAACTCTATGATTATCATTTGCAGAATGGTGGTGTCGCTACGTTATTAGCCAGCCAACGTAAAACTTCCCGTTATCTGCTTTTTGATACGGAGAAGAAACTTTGCGGATGGATTAATAAAGATACGGGGCAAGTGAAACCGGAAGGTTTCCAATATGACGAGTCGCTTTATCAGGAGTATGCATTCAGTGGTATCCATGTTCTTTCTCCTGCTATCTTTCAGTGGATGGATACTCCATGCTGGGAAGGTAAATTCTCTATTATGGATTTCTATCTTGCCACCTGTCGGCAAACGGACTTCTTTGGGTATCTGTCTGATGGACTCCACCTCATTGATATTGGCAAGCCGGAGACATTGGCTAAGGCAGAAGATTTTGTAAAAGGTTTGAACCTTTAA